A stretch of Calditrichia bacterium DNA encodes these proteins:
- a CDS encoding MoxR family ATPase, whose amino-acid sequence MSTQNDIPREEVQLLENLTDLNSQILSEIHKVIVGQQEVIEQLIISLFSRGHCLLVGVPGLAKTLLINTLADVLDLKFSRIQFTPDLMPSDITGTEIIEEDRSSGKKAFRFIKGPIFANIILADEINRTPPKTQAALLEAMQEHKVTSGGEDMRLDEPFFVLATQNPIEQEGTYPLPEAQLDRFMFNLWIDYPSFQEEMDIVKATTGNFRPELKKVMNAEQIIASQNVLRKIPVADNVIEYAVKLVNLTRPSYANAPEFVKKWINWGAGPRASQYLILGAKTRAALQGRYTPSEADVRACAIPVLRHRIVTNFNAEAEGVTTMDVVKKLFEHIK is encoded by the coding sequence ATGAGCACACAAAACGACATACCCCGCGAAGAAGTTCAATTGTTGGAAAATCTGACCGATTTGAACAGCCAAATTCTTTCAGAAATTCATAAAGTGATTGTTGGACAGCAGGAAGTTATCGAACAGCTGATCATCTCGCTGTTTTCGCGCGGCCACTGTTTGCTAGTCGGCGTGCCCGGATTGGCAAAAACGCTGCTCATCAACACTCTTGCGGATGTGCTGGATTTAAAATTCAGCCGCATCCAGTTCACTCCGGATTTGATGCCGTCGGACATCACCGGCACAGAAATCATCGAAGAAGACCGGTCAAGCGGAAAAAAAGCGTTCCGTTTTATCAAAGGACCCATCTTTGCGAACATCATTTTGGCGGATGAAATTAACCGAACCCCGCCAAAAACGCAGGCTGCGCTGCTCGAAGCGATGCAGGAACACAAAGTTACCAGCGGCGGCGAAGATATGCGGCTGGACGAACCGTTTTTTGTGTTGGCTACCCAAAACCCGATCGAACAGGAAGGCACGTATCCGTTGCCGGAAGCACAGTTGGACCGTTTCATGTTCAATTTGTGGATTGATTATCCGAGTTTTCAGGAGGAAATGGATATTGTGAAAGCCACAACCGGCAACTTCCGTCCGGAACTGAAAAAAGTGATGAATGCGGAACAAATTATCGCCAGCCAGAATGTGTTGCGTAAAATTCCGGTGGCCGATAATGTGATCGAATATGCTGTAAAATTGGTGAACCTCACCCGCCCGAGTTACGCTAACGCGCCGGAATTTGTCAAAAAATGGATCAATTGGGGCGCCGGACCGCGGGCATCGCAATATTTGATTTTGGGTGCCAAAACCCGTGCGGCTTTGCAGGGACGTTATACGCCATCCGAGGCAGATGTCCGCGCATGCGCTATTCCAGTGTTGCGGCACAGGATCGTCACCAATTTCAACGCCGAAGCCGAAGGTGTCACCACGATGGATGTGGTTAAAAAGCTTTTTGAGCACATCAAATAA